The genomic segment TGCAAGTTCATGGTCACAATTAAGTAAAAAGTTGTGTAAGAGAAGCTTGAAATTATGATGGCAATTTACGGGTGATTCCCCTCAGCCTCTTCTACGTTTGATCCATTCGGAAGATAACCATTGGGGGTAAACATAAACATCAAAGGTAAGATGATATATCCAAAGTAAAATGACATGTTTGAATCAATATCAAAAAAGTTATTgaaggatctagaagatccTAATGATCAAAGAAGATATTCTATTAGTTAGATAATTATGTTAATTCATTCCCTATATAAATGTATTTCTATGTATATTTATTCTCATGAGAGTAAATATTAATTCTTTCATTCCTAAACTCTCATCACATTCTATCATGGTATTAGAGTCACAATAATCTAACGATCAGTTCCGTTCCTATTTCTAAGCTAAGTGCTTCTTtggttcatttttgtttttaagctaAATACTTCCATATTCAAGATTATCATAAACATGAATCTAAGCTATCTAGTTTCATTTTATTCAAGTTTACCATTTTAGGCTTCAATTGGTAACCacaatttagaaaaagaatGAGGAGGAATGTGatattctacaatttttttaccatttgaaagtaatattttttttctacattcctctacatttttcaaaaaataagaaataataaaacaaaattgttcttcctcaaaattgatgaggaacaaatcaaacaaaaaaaaaacaaatattaaaatttgatttttagtttaaaataaataaaaaatatgtttattagttttcaattttgtaatataataatttcatattttcacaatgtattgacaaaaaaatatttttgatatgacttttatgttaaactaatcttaaacctctttttaaaaattctatgaatattaaaataaatttaagaaactcatgtttatatagtaaataaaaattataaatatataaaattactcttaaaattttattataaattaatattattatttaatatgacatatctaaaatttaatttataaattttattttaaaatcaaatgtaaaattcattatatatacattaaaagttattagtaataataatttatttgacgTATGGGAGTCCCACCGAGTCTAATGGTGGGTTGCTCCGTAGATGATCTCGCTCTCTCACACTTCCTCTCTTATCCGCTATCTCTCTTGAGcagagacgatgaagaagacgattAACGACGTTTGGTATGGCTATGGAGATTGCTCATCGTTTCATTAATTCATCTATGTTCGTAAGGTTTGATTTCTTAGCCCCTCGTAATCGCAATTTTAAGACTCAAATCGTTTCGTTTTCCGTCAATTTGAGAGTGGAGATTGAAcctgaaattttttcttttatttgtttgtttagcaGAGTGGGAAAATCTAGGATTAGGAACGGTGTTTCTGGGACGGCTCGTGCTGGATTATCTTCGGTTTCGGCCGTTCATATACCAAGAAGGAGGCTGTTTATGCAGCTCGCTGGGTTTGGTTCCGTCTTGACGCTTCTGAATTCTCCTGCTGGTTTAGCTGCGCCTCTTCCTCAGATGAAGGAACCTCAAGTCATCAGGTAAAATTATTCTTCGTCCCTTCTCTGACCTATTATTTGTAGAAGATCATAATCGTGTAATTTCAGTTAGGTCTGCTAATTCATGTGATCTTAGTTAAAGGCCATGAGTTGCAACAATTATATGGCTTTTCATGTGTAATGTGCTTGATTGTTTCATTGAGTTAGTTCCTTATcctatgctttttttttttacttttggttgGTGATTGAAGAGTTCAGGACGTTAAAGCTCCCAAGTGGCGTCAGGTTTCAAGGTACAACATACTATTCTTTCTCTCAAGAATGATAATAGTTATGGATTACGGTGAAACATCATCCAAAGACTTGCTATTTgttagtttttgatttcttactGTTAGAACTTCTTCTCTCAGAGATTATTGAAGGGGAAGGACCAGAGGCTCGTGAAGGTGACCTGGTCGAACTAAACTATGTATGTCGGCGTGCAAATGGGTATTTTGTTCATAGGTGAGAGCTTTCATGCGGTACTTCACATGTTTTGATAGTTTCTTTCACGTATTATAGTCGATCCATTCTTTTAAACTCATATTGTTTCTTGATTCAGCACTGTGGACCAATTCAGTGGTGAAAGCTCTCCTGTCAAACTTATACTTGATGGAAACGATGTACATTCATCTTGCACTCAGCTTTTACATTCAGCGATTCCAATCATGGCACATACTAACAAATTGCTTTGACACGACAGGTAATTGAGGGCTTGAAGGAAGTCCTGGTGGGCATGAAAGCCGGAGgtaaaaacatgaaataaacaaacaaatgaacaaTATTCTGGGGTTTCGATGGATTTCATGTTTCTAATGACACACATAACGGGCCTTTTTGCGGATCCAGGGAAGCGTAGAGCACTGATACCTCCATCAGTAGGATACATAAACGAGACATTGAAGCCAATCCCCGAAGAGGTACGTACTTGGATCTTACTCTTTATTTTCCATTCCATGATGAACTTGCTACATAGTTTAAAGTCTCAAAAACGATTCGTCTTTGTGGATTTCAGTTTGGCCCACGGCGCAGTCTTCTATCGCACGCAAACGAGCCATTAGTCTTTGAGATCCAGCTCTTGAAagtattatgatatattttgttttctatcatAAATCTGTAACACCAACTGCTTGGAACTACCATACGAGTTCTGCTTGAGACTTGGTTAATGGGGGAACTTTACCTACGAGTTTCTtaaaaaataccacataatatTTAAATGTATATTTGCAATTCATTCAAAATGTATCCAAAATTTATTGGAAAGTTTTATACTagaaaaattaatgtatttttggaatattacTTGATTTactcgcaaaaaaaaaacattgacaaaGCTTTTTCGTTcccagaaagaaaaataaaaaaagacataaacattaacaaagcttaAAAGCTAAGAAACGACACCGTTGACACCGATCGACGTTACAGCTTCGGTTTTCTACTTTTTCCCTTCCTCCCTGAGTCCCTGAGTAATTCGCTATAGCTGCGGCGTTTGACCGAAACCTTAAACGTCCACGGAAAATCTCCGATCGTCGGCGTTCTGGTCTTTCACTGTTTGCTTCGCCTTGaaaccaaattgaaaaaaaatgtcACAAGGATGGTTTTCGATGGGCGGAAGTAGCAGCGGAGATCAGAAGCAGGAGCAGCAGCAATCGGGTTCGTCTCTTCTCGCTGATTGGAATTCTTACGCTGCCTCGAGAGATTTCGAGGAAAGTGGCGGAAGCTTTGGCTTTGATATCGAATCCGCCGTTAGATCTGCCAATGACACTGTTTCTGGCACCTTCAGTGTGTAAGTCATCCATCGATTTTGGGATTGTATAATGCAACTACTCACTTCAATGTGTTTATTTCGTGACTCAATCTAGGAAGATTTGAGGATTTAGGTGTTAGTGAATCTGAGCAGTTGAGATTTTACTTTGTTGATTGTGGAGACATGTAAGATAGCTTTGGGAGATGCGTTTTTGAGTTTTGCATTGTGAATTGAGTCTGAGGAGTAATTTATATCTGAGTACATGGATCTAGTTGTGTATTCATCACTCTCTGGCATGGCATCGAAGCAATATAGTTGCAGTTGTGAGTTTTCAACAATGGCAGCTCTCTTCTGGGAGATGAGCTGTGTTTATTGATCTTCCATTATGGACTTTGATGGATCTTTGAACTTTATATCTGTTATGCTACGTGCTTTTTGTTTAGCCTTTGATAAGCAGTTTTGGAAACGTGTGTAAGCAGTATTGTAGTGCAGATGTTATAGGTCTGAGAGTGTCTTGTGTTTTGCTTTCAGGAATCTTCCTTTGTTTCACTTGTGAAAGTCTTGTTCTTTTGTTGATATTGCAATGTACCTCTGAATTTGATGATGTCTCCAGGGTTTCAAAGGGAGTTAGAGATATTCCGGGAAGCCTGCAGTCAGCAACCAGCAGTATGCCGTCAGGAAAAGCACTGATGTATTTCGGTTTATTTCTCGCCAGTGGtgtgttcttcatcttcattgcctTCACAATGTTTCTTCCAGTCATGGTGCTTATGCCACAGAAATTTGCCATTTGTTTCACCATTGGATGTGGATTCATCATTGGATCCTTCTTTGCACTTCGTGGCCCACAAAATCAGCTTGCACACATGTCATCGATGGAGGTATGCTAAACTATTATGTATTGAGTGTCATGCCTTAAATCCGAAGAGTGGATTCCTTCCTCTCttattaatatatctttgtCTACTTCTCCAGAGGCTTCCTTCAACCCTAGGTTTCATTGCCACCATGGTTGGTACCATATACGTATCGATGGTTCTCCACAGCTACATTCTCTCAGTGCTCTTCTCTGTGTTACAGGTACTCAACATTTCATCTTCCGACCCTTACGATATTCCCTTTTTGTCTGAGTCGAAGTTTTTGAAAATGAGAATTTCCTATGAGCAAATATATTTTTCCGAAATTGGACCTCATCAAAGTATTTGAGATCATATAGTAACATTACTCCCCTCATTGCTGAATCAATCTTGAGAGTTGAGATGGAACCTTTTGAACCTCCCCCAGTTTAGCAACAAACATTAGCTGTTTAACAAGTGTCAATGCTTATCTGGTTCTTCAcccgttatatatatatggactgTATAAAAGATACTTGCATAGGTCTAAGAACTTAAATCCGCGCATTCTTATGAATCTCATAATTTCTGATATCTATTTCTCTGTGCTATGGACAGGTTCTTGCGCTGATTTACTATTGTATATCCTACTTCCCTGGTGGGTCATCCGGCATGAGGTTCCTCAGTTCTGCTCTCACCTCATCTGTGCTAAGAGTGTTCGGGAGATGAGCTTGCACAGCCAATTTGTGAGAAAGAACAATACTTTACTTATTGGTGTACAAAGAAAGATGTCAGAGCTTTTTCCGTATGCTCTTTAACATAGGTTTGATGAAAATACTTTAAAAAGACAAATGATCTTGAAGTagatgtttaatgaagaacccAAGTGATGTTAtaactatcttcttctttttttattacagttgatttcccaaacccaaaacgaaaaaaaatccTTTGTTATACATACATAAAACCAAGAATTTCTTGGTCCAAGAATATGGCTAAGCCAGTTTCCCAATTCCCAAGCAGGATGGTGACGACTTATTAGTTTCCCAAAATGTGTTGGCTAAGTTATAATATGTGACAATATGAAATTCTAGAACTTGAAACAAATACATAGTTTTTTTGTGAATGAACTGCAAATGAAACTTATAATTCATTAAGATCAATCTGGCACATCATCATTACAAAATAACcttttgtttgcagatgatagttTCTTCATTAAGATGAGCAAATCTAACATTAGACGGCAGCACATAGAAAAATAGTGGTTCCATATAGAAAGGACAATGTTGTTACCCGCACTACAAAAATCCATGATATACGTGTTTCTACTCGCACCATTTTGTCTTTTAAATAACCTAG from the Camelina sativa cultivar DH55 chromosome 12, Cs, whole genome shotgun sequence genome contains:
- the LOC104730747 gene encoding protein transport protein SFT2-like yields the protein MSQGWFSMGGSSSGDQKQEQQQSGSSLLADWNSYAASRDFEESGGSFGFDIESAVRSANDTVSGTFSVVSKGVRDIPGSLQSATSSMPSGKALMYFGLFLASGVFFIFIAFTMFLPVMVLMPQKFAICFTIGCGFIIGSFFALRGPQNQLAHMSSMERLPSTLGFIATMVGTIYVSMVLHSYILSVLFSVLQVLALIYYCISYFPGGSSGMRFLSSALTSSVLRVFGR
- the LOC104730745 gene encoding peptidyl-prolyl cis-trans isomerase FKBP16-1, chloroplastic-like isoform X1 codes for the protein MAMEIAHRFINSSMFVSRVGKSRIRNGVSGTARAGLSSVSAVHIPRRRLFMQLAGFGSVLTLLNSPAGLAAPLPQMKEPQVIRTLKLPSGVRFQEIIEGEGPEAREGDLVELNYVCRRANGYFVHSTVDQFSGESSPVKLILDGNDVIEGLKEVLVGMKAGGKRRALIPPSVGYINETLKPIPEEFGPRRSLLSHANEPLVFEIQLLKVL
- the LOC104730745 gene encoding peptidyl-prolyl cis-trans isomerase FKBP16-1, chloroplastic-like isoform X2, producing the protein MAMEIAHRFINSSMFVRVGKSRIRNGVSGTARAGLSSVSAVHIPRRRLFMQLAGFGSVLTLLNSPAGLAAPLPQMKEPQVIRTLKLPSGVRFQEIIEGEGPEAREGDLVELNYVCRRANGYFVHSTVDQFSGESSPVKLILDGNDVIEGLKEVLVGMKAGGKRRALIPPSVGYINETLKPIPEEFGPRRSLLSHANEPLVFEIQLLKVL